One genomic segment of Mesoterricola silvestris includes these proteins:
- a CDS encoding NADH-dependent [FeFe] hydrogenase, group A6, giving the protein MTETMINLTIDSEHIQVPKGTTVLKAAEKLGIHIPRLCYHPKLSLEGACRICVVQVEGFSSFLTACSHEVWEGMNVQTNSPEIRLARRDIVELLLDNHPMDCQTCDRDGQCELQRQAYRLGVRERHFEGKRKRFPIDDQSESVVRTPEKCILCGRCIRVCEEVQGVHNLSQHGRGFETVVGPANLGPMDESACIQCGQCINVCPTAAFLEKDHTERVWEALAMPRDKKHLVAQPAPSIRAAIGECFGLPIGTPVTGKLITALRRLGFDAVFDTNFGADLTIIEEANEFLRRMGGEGPLPLLTSCSPGWVSFMEKFYPEMIPHTSTCKSPMSMLSTLAKTHYAEKKGLTADQIYMVGIMPCVAKKFEAARPEHAMEDGTPYTDAVLTTRELAWMIKSYGIDFVNLPDGEFDRPLGISSGAADIFGATGGVMEAALRTAAVKLTGDELGPLVFEDVRGVTGLKEASITLAGTEINIAVSNGLTNAKTILEAIKNGGKQYHLVEIMACPGGCVAGGGQPYPPFSMDVLDPELGRLRAKALYKIDTDKQLRRSHENPAIEHLYAEYLGEPNGEKAHHLLHTHYHARMPRGIK; this is encoded by the coding sequence ATGACCGAGACCATGATCAACCTCACCATCGACAGCGAGCACATCCAGGTGCCCAAGGGGACCACGGTCCTCAAGGCCGCCGAGAAGCTGGGGATCCACATCCCCAGGCTCTGCTACCACCCCAAGCTGAGCCTCGAAGGCGCCTGCCGCATCTGCGTGGTGCAGGTGGAGGGCTTCAGCAGCTTCCTCACCGCCTGCAGCCATGAGGTGTGGGAAGGGATGAACGTCCAGACCAACTCCCCCGAGATCCGCCTCGCCCGGCGCGACATCGTGGAGCTGCTCCTGGACAACCACCCCATGGATTGCCAGACCTGCGACCGCGACGGCCAGTGCGAGCTGCAGCGGCAGGCCTACCGCCTGGGGGTGCGCGAGCGCCACTTCGAAGGCAAGCGCAAGCGCTTCCCCATCGACGACCAGAGCGAATCCGTGGTGCGGACCCCCGAGAAGTGCATCCTCTGCGGCCGGTGCATCCGGGTCTGCGAGGAGGTCCAGGGCGTGCACAACCTCAGCCAGCACGGCCGCGGCTTCGAGACCGTGGTGGGCCCCGCCAACCTGGGCCCCATGGACGAGAGCGCCTGCATCCAGTGCGGCCAGTGCATCAACGTCTGCCCCACCGCCGCCTTCCTGGAGAAGGACCACACCGAGCGCGTGTGGGAGGCCCTGGCCATGCCCCGCGACAAGAAGCATCTCGTGGCCCAGCCCGCCCCCTCCATCCGCGCCGCCATCGGCGAGTGCTTCGGGCTGCCCATCGGCACCCCGGTCACCGGCAAGCTCATCACGGCCCTGCGCCGCCTGGGCTTCGACGCGGTCTTCGACACCAACTTCGGCGCCGACCTGACCATCATCGAGGAGGCCAACGAATTCCTCCGGCGCATGGGCGGGGAAGGCCCGCTGCCGCTGCTCACCTCCTGCTCCCCGGGCTGGGTGAGCTTCATGGAGAAGTTCTACCCGGAGATGATCCCCCACACCTCCACCTGCAAGTCCCCCATGTCCATGCTCAGCACCCTCGCCAAGACCCACTACGCCGAGAAGAAGGGCCTGACCGCCGACCAGATCTACATGGTGGGCATCATGCCCTGCGTGGCCAAGAAGTTCGAGGCCGCGCGCCCCGAGCACGCCATGGAGGACGGCACCCCCTACACCGACGCCGTGCTCACCACCCGCGAGCTGGCCTGGATGATCAAGAGCTACGGCATCGATTTCGTGAATCTTCCCGACGGCGAATTCGACCGGCCCCTGGGAATCTCCTCGGGCGCCGCCGACATCTTCGGCGCCACGGGCGGCGTGATGGAGGCCGCCCTGCGCACCGCCGCCGTGAAGCTCACCGGCGACGAGCTGGGCCCGCTGGTCTTCGAGGACGTGCGCGGCGTGACCGGCCTCAAGGAGGCCTCCATCACCCTCGCCGGCACCGAGATCAACATCGCCGTCTCCAACGGCCTCACCAACGCCAAGACGATCCTGGAAGCCATCAAGAACGGCGGCAAGCAGTACCACCTGGTGGAGATCATGGCCTGCCCCGGAGGCTGCGTCGCCGGCGGCGGCCAGCCCTACCCGCCCTTCTCCATGGACGTGCTGGATCCCGAACTGGGCCGGCTGCGGGCCAAGGCCCTCTACAAGATCGACACCGACAAGCAGCTGCGCCGCAGCCATGAGAATCCGGCCATCGAGCACCTCTATGCCGAGTACCTAGGCGAACCCAACGGGGAGAAGGCCCACCACCTCCTCCACACCCACTACCACGCCCGGATGCCCAGGGGGATCAAGTGA
- the nuoE gene encoding NADH-quinone oxidoreductase subunit NuoE has protein sequence MSTIANTDNWLEIKAAAVAALPPSVVEFIASLEGSVHSESHLIAILHMVQAETGWLSTEQMGAVAQLAQIPLAKVTGVATFYHYFRLQPRGKHMINVCLGTACYVKGADKISQRLMDNLGIQFGETTKDGMFSLESTRCLGTCGLAPVVMIDDQVHGPVTPGEVSLILEKYLKKEKTAPKA, from the coding sequence GTGAGCACCATCGCCAACACCGACAACTGGCTTGAGATCAAGGCCGCGGCCGTGGCCGCCCTGCCTCCGAGCGTGGTGGAGTTCATCGCCTCCCTCGAAGGTTCCGTGCACTCCGAAAGCCACCTCATCGCCATCCTGCACATGGTGCAGGCCGAGACCGGCTGGCTCTCCACGGAGCAGATGGGAGCCGTGGCCCAGCTGGCCCAGATCCCCCTGGCCAAGGTCACCGGGGTGGCCACCTTCTACCACTACTTCCGGCTCCAGCCCCGGGGCAAGCACATGATCAACGTGTGCCTGGGCACCGCCTGCTACGTCAAGGGCGCCGACAAGATCAGCCAGCGCCTCATGGACAACCTGGGCATCCAGTTCGGGGAGACCACCAAGGACGGCATGTTCAGCCTGGAGTCCACCCGCTGCCTGGGCACCTGCGGCCTCGCGCCCGTGGTGATGATCGACGACCAGGTCCACGGCCCCGTCACCCCCGGCGAAGTCAGCCTGATCCTCGAGAAGTACCTCAAGAAGGAAAAGACGGCTCCCAAGGCCTGA
- a CDS encoding MipA/OmpV family protein has translation MSLSPLVLLACLPLAAQDLAGGGAPSDHWTGTVGAMVLTYPSAPGSATNRTLLLPTLGAQYGRFYLGSSRVALGFGGGVQVWRTPAWTWEVGVGAGDGRPENRAPELAGMGDRSRSVWAGTGLLWRGGGWNAKATVAHGLRDSAGNRGTLSVGRILRLAPQWTLSAALHADWADADNMAYDFGITPEQALRRAALVAAGDTRLKPGDTGPFAPGAGLRDVGGMASLIFHPGPRFSYHLSLFGGAFQGGARTSPLVRRETYLNAGAGFGYRFG, from the coding sequence ATGTCCCTGTCCCCCCTCGTTCTCCTCGCCTGCCTGCCATTGGCGGCCCAGGACCTCGCCGGCGGCGGCGCGCCTTCGGATCACTGGACGGGCACGGTGGGGGCCATGGTGCTCACCTACCCTTCGGCGCCGGGCTCGGCCACGAACCGCACCCTCCTCCTGCCCACCCTGGGCGCCCAGTACGGGCGGTTCTACCTGGGCTCCAGCCGGGTGGCCCTGGGCTTCGGCGGGGGGGTCCAGGTGTGGCGCACCCCGGCGTGGACCTGGGAGGTGGGCGTGGGGGCCGGGGACGGCCGTCCCGAAAACCGCGCCCCCGAATTGGCGGGCATGGGGGACCGGAGCCGGAGCGTGTGGGCCGGAACCGGGCTCCTCTGGCGCGGCGGGGGCTGGAACGCCAAGGCCACGGTGGCCCACGGCCTGAGGGACAGCGCCGGGAACCGGGGGACCCTTTCCGTGGGGCGAATCCTTCGCCTGGCCCCCCAGTGGACCCTCTCGGCCGCCCTCCACGCGGATTGGGCCGACGCCGACAACATGGCCTACGATTTCGGCATCACCCCCGAGCAGGCCCTGCGCCGCGCGGCCCTGGTGGCCGCGGGGGACACCCGCCTGAAGCCCGGCGACACCGGCCCCTTCGCCCCGGGGGCGGGGCTGCGCGACGTGGGCGGCATGGCCTCGCTTATCTTCCACCCGGGACCGCGCTTCTCCTACCACCTCAGCCTGTTCGGGGGCGCCTTCCAGGGCGGAGCCCGCACCAGCCCCCTGGTGCGCCGTGAAACCTACCTGAACGCAGGTGCGGGATTCGGCTACCGCTTCGGCTAG